In Nocardioides marinus, one DNA window encodes the following:
- a CDS encoding ferredoxin reductase yields the protein MTSTIPWERVRQAGSKLTTPLHPDDYLRFINPLWSQRELRGRIEKVVEETEDAATLVIRPGWGWRFDHRPGQYVGIGVQVDGRFQWRSYSISSAPRRSGRHIAITIRAMPEGKLSGHLVSLTPGTIVRLAAPEGDFVLPDPPPARMLFLVGGSGVTPVMAMLRTMDRRGHLGPEGTEVVMHYSSPTEERMIFRDELLALEEKHDSFHLHRLHTDTEGMLELAHAERGLDAFCPDWRERETYACGPAPMLDAITEHFEREGLEEQLHLERFTLQLGGEGGEGGTLTFRNSNKTIEADGATTVLEAGEQAGVGMPYGCRMGICHTCTLTLVSGRVRDLRNGDEFDQTNEQVQTCVTAAVGDCTFDI from the coding sequence GAGCACGATCCCCTGGGAGCGGGTGCGGCAGGCCGGCTCGAAGCTGACCACGCCGCTGCACCCCGACGACTACCTGAGGTTCATCAACCCGCTGTGGAGCCAGCGCGAGCTGCGCGGGCGCATCGAGAAGGTGGTCGAGGAGACCGAGGACGCCGCCACGCTCGTGATCCGTCCCGGCTGGGGCTGGCGCTTCGACCACCGCCCCGGCCAGTACGTCGGGATCGGCGTCCAGGTCGACGGCCGGTTCCAGTGGCGCTCCTACTCCATCTCCTCGGCGCCCCGGCGCTCCGGGCGCCACATCGCGATCACGATCCGCGCCATGCCCGAGGGCAAGCTGTCGGGCCACCTGGTGAGCCTGACGCCGGGCACCATCGTCCGGCTGGCGGCCCCCGAGGGCGACTTCGTCCTGCCGGACCCGCCTCCGGCGCGGATGCTGTTCCTGGTGGGGGGCAGCGGGGTCACCCCGGTGATGGCGATGCTGCGCACCATGGACCGCCGCGGCCACCTCGGACCTGAGGGGACCGAGGTGGTCATGCACTACTCCAGCCCCACCGAGGAGCGGATGATCTTCCGCGACGAGCTGCTGGCGCTGGAGGAGAAGCACGACTCCTTCCACCTGCACCGCCTGCACACCGACACCGAGGGGATGCTCGAGCTCGCCCACGCCGAGCGTGGTCTCGACGCCTTCTGCCCCGACTGGCGCGAGCGCGAGACCTACGCCTGCGGGCCGGCGCCGATGCTCGACGCGATCACCGAGCACTTCGAGCGAGAGGGGCTCGAGGAGCAGCTGCACCTCGAGCGCTTCACCCTGCAGCTCGGCGGCGAGGGCGGGGAGGGCGGCACGCTGACCTTCCGCAACAGCAACAAGACGATCGAGGCCGACGGCGCCACCACCGTCCTCGAGGCGGGCGAGCAGGCCGGCGTCGGCATGCCCTACGGCTGCCGGATGGGCATCTGCCACACCTGCACCCTCACCCTCGTCTCGGGCCGGGTCCGCGACCTGCGCAACGGCGATGAGTTCGACCAGACCAACGAGCAGGTGCAGACCTGCGTGACCGCCGCCGTCGGCGACTGCACCTTCGACATCTGA
- a CDS encoding fatty acid desaturase family protein yields the protein MAISDVTEYMHLTDEQVEELGRELDRIREEVEASRGADDAAYIHRMIKVQRGLAAAGRLTLMLTPHSRKTRVPGAVAGAALLGLAKILENMEIGHNVMHGQWDWMNDPEIHSSNWEWDTAQPAEQWKHSHNYVHHQFTNVLGYDNDIGYGILRMAREQRWNPANLGQPVYNAALATLFQWGVALHDLDIERIRKGEKDPAEMKRQLGQILRKGRNQILKDYVVYPALSGPRWRTTLTANATANLTRNLWSYVIIFCGHFPDGAMHFTEEEIEDETRAEWYLRQILGAANFEGGPLLHILSGNLGFQIEHHLFPDLPSNRYAEIAERVKELCAQYDIPYTIGPLHKQYGQALRTIMKLSLPNRFTSSDKPPQPPTRPDSVEAPPVDKGRKSDAERPPRRSELGGWSRQQRAS from the coding sequence ATGGCCATCAGTGACGTCACCGAGTACATGCACCTCACCGACGAGCAGGTCGAGGAGCTCGGCCGTGAGCTCGACAGGATCCGCGAGGAGGTGGAGGCCTCCCGGGGCGCCGACGACGCGGCGTACATCCACCGGATGATCAAGGTGCAGCGCGGGCTGGCCGCCGCCGGGCGGCTCACGCTCATGCTCACCCCGCACTCCAGGAAGACCCGCGTCCCCGGTGCGGTCGCCGGGGCCGCGCTGCTCGGCCTGGCCAAGATCCTCGAGAACATGGAGATCGGCCACAACGTCATGCACGGGCAGTGGGACTGGATGAACGACCCGGAGATCCACTCCTCCAACTGGGAGTGGGACACCGCTCAGCCGGCCGAGCAGTGGAAGCACTCCCACAACTACGTGCACCACCAGTTCACCAACGTGCTCGGCTACGACAACGACATCGGCTACGGCATCCTGCGGATGGCCCGCGAGCAGCGCTGGAACCCCGCCAACCTGGGGCAGCCGGTCTACAACGCGGCGCTGGCCACGCTGTTCCAGTGGGGCGTCGCCCTGCACGACCTCGACATCGAGCGCATCCGCAAGGGCGAGAAGGACCCCGCGGAGATGAAGCGGCAGCTGGGCCAGATCCTGCGCAAGGGACGCAACCAGATCCTCAAGGACTACGTCGTCTACCCGGCGCTGTCCGGGCCGCGGTGGCGCACCACGCTCACCGCCAACGCGACCGCCAACCTCACCCGCAACCTGTGGTCCTACGTCATCATCTTCTGCGGTCACTTCCCCGACGGGGCGATGCACTTCACCGAGGAGGAGATCGAGGACGAGACCCGCGCCGAGTGGTACCTCCGGCAGATCCTCGGCGCCGCCAACTTCGAGGGCGGTCCGCTGCTGCACATCCTCTCGGGCAACCTCGGCTTCCAGATCGAGCACCACCTCTTCCCCGACCTGCCGAGCAACCGGTACGCCGAGATCGCCGAGCGCGTGAAGGAGCTCTGCGCCCAGTACGACATCCCCTACACCATCGGACCGCTGCACAAGCAGTACGGCCAGGCGCTGCGCACGATCATGAAGCTCTCGTTGCCCAACCGGTTCACCAGCTCCGACAAGCCGCCGCAGCCGCCGACCCGACCCGACTCGGTGGAGGCGCCGCCGGTCGACAAGGGCCGCAAGTCCGACGCCGAGCGGCCGCCGCGGCGCAGCGAGCTCGGCGGGTGGTCCCGCCAGCAGCGGGCGTCGTAG